In a single window of the Nocardioides massiliensis genome:
- the rsmG gene encoding 16S rRNA (guanine(527)-N(7))-methyltransferase RsmG, protein MPFAARGVFADRLPLAERYVEWLAGAGTVRGLLGPREVPRLWERHVLNCAPLGEAIRRDATVADLGSGAGLPGLVLALARPDLSVTLVEPLLRRTVFLQEVVDDLGLANVEVVRGRAEELHGARTFDVVTSRALAPLGRLLGWSWPLVAPGGCVLALKGSSAEEEIAGSLKELRKHRIAAEAVEVVELGGSEGVPTVRAIRVVRSGR, encoded by the coding sequence GTGCCGTTCGCGGCACGGGGGGTGTTTGCTGACCGGCTTCCGTTGGCCGAGCGGTACGTCGAATGGCTTGCCGGCGCCGGCACGGTGCGCGGGCTCCTCGGTCCCCGCGAGGTCCCGCGCCTGTGGGAGCGGCACGTGCTGAACTGTGCGCCGCTGGGCGAGGCGATCAGGCGCGACGCGACGGTCGCCGACCTCGGGAGTGGTGCCGGCCTCCCGGGGCTGGTCCTGGCGTTGGCGCGACCCGACCTCTCCGTGACCCTCGTCGAGCCACTCTTGCGCCGCACCGTGTTCCTTCAGGAAGTGGTCGACGACCTTGGGCTCGCCAACGTCGAGGTGGTGCGCGGCCGTGCGGAGGAACTGCACGGTGCGCGCACGTTCGACGTGGTCACCTCCCGCGCACTCGCCCCGCTGGGTCGCCTGCTCGGATGGTCCTGGCCGCTGGTCGCACCGGGTGGCTGTGTGCTTGCGCTCAAGGGGTCCTCGGCCGAAGAGGAGATCGCCGGGTCCCTGAAGGAGCTGCGCAAGCACCGGATTGCCGCAGAGGCGGTCGAGGTCGTGGAGCTGGGTGGCAGCGAGGGCGTTCCCACGGTGCGGGCGATCCGCG
- the yidD gene encoding membrane protein insertion efficiency factor YidD, producing the protein MSSERPGLRETIRVYNPVRWVLIGLLRLYRLLISPLYGQVCRYHPSCSAYALDAVTHHGAGRGSWLAVRRLARCHPWAAGGYDPVPPARTARHTDPLRTGA; encoded by the coding sequence GTGAGCAGCGAGCGTCCCGGACTCCGGGAGACCATCCGGGTCTACAACCCCGTCCGCTGGGTGCTGATCGGACTGCTGCGGCTCTACCGGCTGCTGATCAGCCCGCTGTACGGCCAGGTCTGTCGCTACCACCCGAGCTGCTCGGCGTACGCCCTCGACGCCGTGACGCACCACGGCGCGGGACGGGGCAGCTGGCTCGCCGTCCGCCGACTGGCGCGTTGCCATCCCTGGGCCGCCGGTGGCTACGACCCCGTTCCTCCCGCGCGGACCGCGCGGCACACCGACCCTCTGCGCACAGGAGCCTGA
- a CDS encoding Jag family protein: MNETETVEPGTADAGAPDAGGPVENRSAKIERLENEGDIAADYLEELLDIADLDGDLDMDVEGDRALVSIVGADLTHLVGREGEVLEALQELTRLAVYRETGERSRLMLDISGYRANRRSTLEALAAEQVAAVRESGEPVHLEPMSPFERKVVHDAVAAAGLRSESEGTDRRRHVVILPAD, translated from the coding sequence GTGAACGAGACCGAGACCGTGGAGCCCGGGACGGCGGACGCCGGGGCACCTGACGCGGGCGGGCCGGTGGAGAACCGGTCGGCGAAGATCGAGCGCCTCGAGAACGAGGGCGACATCGCCGCCGACTACCTCGAGGAGCTCCTGGACATCGCCGACCTCGACGGCGACCTGGACATGGACGTCGAGGGCGACCGCGCGCTGGTCTCGATCGTGGGCGCGGACCTCACGCACCTCGTCGGTCGGGAAGGCGAGGTGCTCGAAGCACTGCAGGAGCTCACCCGGCTCGCTGTCTACCGCGAGACCGGCGAGCGTTCGCGGCTGATGCTCGACATCTCCGGCTATCGGGCCAACCGGCGGTCGACCCTGGAGGCGCTGGCGGCGGAGCAGGTTGCCGCGGTGCGGGAGTCGGGTGAGCCCGTTCACCTCGAGCCGATGTCGCCCTTCGAGCGGAAGGTCGTTCACGACGCCGTCGCGGCCGCGGGGCTGCGGTCGGAGTCCGAGGGCACCGACCGCCGCCGGCACGTGGTGATCCTGCCGGCGGACTGA
- the yidC gene encoding membrane protein insertase YidC has translation MIDFFVSIGSFIITPLYWITSVVLVGFHNLLSNVMDPAGGASWALSIVGLTLVIRAALIPLFVKQIKSSRNMQLLQPRVKELQNKYKHDRERLAQETMKLYKDTGTNPFASCLPILLQMPIFLALFRLLNEAANGRPKGILSQEQATQFGEATLFGGRIADTFLRADGDVTVMLLAAVLVVAMTATTFLTQRQLMSKNMPADAMTGPYAQQQKMLLYILPLVFAVGGVAFPIGVLLYWTTSNLWTMAQQFYVIRRNPAPGTPAAKAKADRDAAKAARKGIAPGAAGTAAGEVATAVEEAPRPARVQPKKAPRSQRKSGGGKKK, from the coding sequence GTGATCGACTTCTTCGTTTCCATCGGCAGCTTCATCATCACGCCGCTGTACTGGATCACCTCGGTGGTGCTGGTCGGGTTCCACAACCTGCTGAGCAACGTGATGGATCCGGCCGGTGGTGCGTCCTGGGCACTGTCGATCGTCGGGTTGACGCTGGTGATCCGCGCCGCGCTGATCCCGCTGTTCGTCAAGCAGATCAAGAGCTCGCGCAACATGCAGCTGCTGCAGCCGCGGGTCAAGGAGCTGCAGAACAAGTACAAGCACGACCGGGAGCGTCTCGCCCAGGAGACGATGAAGCTCTACAAGGACACGGGCACGAACCCGTTCGCGTCCTGTCTGCCGATCCTGCTGCAGATGCCGATCTTCCTCGCGCTGTTCCGGCTCCTCAACGAGGCGGCCAACGGCCGTCCGAAGGGCATCTTGAGCCAGGAGCAGGCGACGCAGTTCGGTGAGGCCACGCTGTTCGGCGGCCGGATCGCTGACACCTTCCTGCGTGCCGACGGTGATGTCACGGTCATGCTGCTCGCGGCGGTACTGGTGGTGGCGATGACGGCCACGACGTTCCTGACCCAGCGCCAGCTGATGAGCAAGAACATGCCGGCCGACGCCATGACCGGTCCGTACGCCCAGCAGCAGAAGATGCTGCTCTACATCCTCCCGCTGGTCTTCGCCGTCGGCGGCGTCGCGTTCCCCATCGGTGTCCTCCTGTACTGGACCACGTCGAACCTGTGGACCATGGCCCAGCAGTTCTACGTCATCCGCCGCAACCCCGCTCCGGGTACGCCGGCGGCGAAGGCGAAGGCCGACCGCGACGCCGCGAAGGCGGCACGCAAGGGCATCGCACCGGGCGCAGCTGGCACGGCGGCCGGCGAGGTGGCCACCGCGGTCGAGGAGGCGCCGCGTCCCGCACGCGTCCAGCCGAAGAAGGCGCCGCGCAGCCAGCGCAAGTCCGGCGGCGGCAAGAAGAAGTAG